One window of Actinomycetota bacterium genomic DNA carries:
- a CDS encoding response regulator, which yields MATKVLAVDDDPVIQRLLQVNLEMEGYEVELAGDGEEALAKVRAFGPAIVLLDIMMPKLDGWQVCAAMKEDPALENIPVVFLSARAQDADVQRGNDLGAAAYITKPFDPIDLLELVEELTRS from the coding sequence GTGGCAACGAAGGTCCTCGCGGTTGACGACGACCCGGTCATCCAGCGTTTGCTCCAGGTCAACCTCGAGATGGAGGGCTACGAGGTCGAGCTGGCCGGCGACGGCGAGGAAGCACTGGCGAAGGTGCGTGCGTTCGGACCCGCCATCGTCCTCCTCGACATCATGATGCCCAAGCTCGATGGCTGGCAGGTGTGTGCGGCGATGAAGGAGGATCCGGCCCTCGAGAACATCCCGGTGGTGTTCCTGTCGGCCCGGGCCCAGGACGCGGATGTCCAGCGTGGCAACGACCTCGGCGCTGCGGCCTACATCACCAAGCCGTTCGACCCCATCGACCTGCTCGAGCTGGTCGAGGAACTCACGCGGTCGTGA
- a CDS encoding transglycosylase domain-containing protein, whose product MRLAVAALIWGLAAAACGPVVELDPPDLEAVPRHVPEQTFVYDADGAQIAVLRQEFRERAAFDDLPEHLVDAVVTAEDRRFWIHAGVDARAIVRAALANRASGEIAQGGSTITQQLVKNVYMPDAPRTPSTKFREALLARRIEDETSKERILEDYLNTVYFGNGAYGVQAAAFTYFREPIEDLDLAESAMLAALIRSPESLQPARDSEGLRARRDDIIDRMVDGGLVDSDAAARAKGQPIVVLPRPATPETRHPHWVDFVVRELLEDPSFGATESERATRLFGGGLRVHTTLRPDVLAVAETARDTHLPDPTDPEVGIAVVVPDTGEILALVGGRDYEHSQFDLATQARRQPGSTFKTFVLAAALQSGYRPDSRVNGNQTTLDTSNGPWTVRNFSRVSYGAITLQEATRASVNAVFARLILELGPGRVATLARAMGIESPINEDPPIAIGGLDHGVSPLDMAAAYATLANLGERVPVSPIDRIEDSDGKVVWRPNRARVQVLEPSAAFVTTQMLRTVVEDGTGTAARVPGWEVAGKTGTVDDHTDAWFVGYTPTISVAVWVGDAEERVPLVNVRGVGRVTGGSIPARIWRDFVSSYLTDQDPVSFMLPEEYYQIVAIDPVTGLRSAPWCASEERALPRVLVPKATCPSPPPPPPPPPSPPPPCPTATPSPAPAPSPRDCVPVRAPTESPLPGPTDGADEPEGADEPGDEPAPESEPVEPAPKSDEPST is encoded by the coding sequence GTGCGGCTCGCCGTCGCGGCGCTCATCTGGGGTCTGGCGGCCGCCGCGTGTGGACCGGTCGTCGAGCTCGACCCGCCGGATCTCGAAGCGGTACCAAGGCACGTCCCCGAGCAGACGTTCGTCTACGACGCCGATGGCGCACAGATCGCGGTCCTGCGTCAGGAGTTCCGCGAGCGCGCGGCGTTCGACGATCTCCCCGAGCACCTCGTCGACGCGGTCGTGACCGCGGAGGACCGCCGCTTCTGGATCCACGCCGGGGTCGACGCCCGCGCCATCGTCCGAGCGGCTCTCGCGAACCGTGCCAGCGGCGAGATCGCGCAGGGCGGATCCACGATCACGCAGCAGCTGGTCAAGAACGTCTACATGCCCGACGCCCCGCGGACCCCCAGCACCAAGTTCCGTGAGGCGCTGCTCGCCCGTCGGATCGAGGACGAGACCTCCAAGGAGCGCATCCTCGAGGACTACCTGAACACGGTCTACTTCGGCAACGGGGCGTACGGCGTCCAGGCCGCCGCGTTCACGTACTTCCGCGAGCCCATCGAGGACCTCGACCTCGCCGAGTCGGCGATGCTGGCTGCGCTCATCCGGTCCCCCGAGAGCCTGCAACCCGCACGCGACTCCGAGGGACTGCGGGCACGTCGCGACGACATCATCGACCGCATGGTCGACGGCGGCCTCGTCGACTCCGACGCCGCCGCGCGCGCCAAGGGCCAGCCCATCGTTGTGCTACCGCGGCCAGCCACCCCCGAGACCAGACACCCGCACTGGGTGGACTTCGTCGTGCGCGAGCTGCTGGAGGACCCCAGCTTCGGCGCGACCGAGTCCGAACGGGCGACGCGCCTCTTCGGCGGCGGATTGCGCGTCCACACCACGCTCCGCCCCGACGTCCTCGCCGTGGCCGAGACCGCACGCGACACGCACCTCCCAGACCCGACCGACCCCGAGGTGGGGATCGCCGTGGTCGTGCCCGACACCGGCGAGATCCTCGCGCTGGTCGGAGGTCGGGACTACGAGCACAGCCAGTTCGATCTGGCCACCCAGGCGCGGCGTCAGCCCGGCTCGACCTTCAAGACGTTCGTTCTCGCGGCGGCGCTGCAGTCGGGCTACCGCCCCGACTCACGCGTCAACGGCAACCAGACCACGCTCGACACCAGCAACGGCCCGTGGACGGTGCGCAACTTCTCACGGGTGTCGTACGGCGCCATCACGCTGCAGGAGGCGACGCGAGCCTCGGTCAACGCGGTCTTCGCGCGCCTCATCCTCGAGCTGGGGCCCGGCCGTGTGGCGACGCTCGCCCGAGCGATGGGGATCGAGTCCCCGATCAACGAGGACCCGCCGATCGCGATCGGGGGTCTCGACCACGGGGTGAGCCCGCTCGACATGGCGGCGGCGTACGCCACGCTGGCCAACCTGGGCGAGCGCGTGCCGGTCTCGCCCATCGATCGCATCGAGGACAGCGATGGGAAGGTCGTGTGGCGCCCCAACCGCGCCCGGGTCCAGGTGCTGGAGCCGTCGGCCGCGTTCGTCACGACCCAGATGCTGCGCACCGTCGTCGAGGACGGCACCGGGACGGCGGCACGGGTGCCGGGGTGGGAGGTCGCCGGTAAGACCGGGACCGTGGACGACCACACCGACGCCTGGTTCGTCGGCTACACGCCGACGATCTCGGTCGCGGTCTGGGTCGGCGATGCCGAGGAACGGGTGCCCCTCGTCAACGTGCGGGGCGTGGGGCGTGTCACCGGCGGTTCGATCCCGGCTCGTATCTGGCGCGACTTCGTGTCGTCGTACCTCACCGATCAGGATCCCGTGAGCTTCATGCTGCCCGAGGAGTACTACCAGATCGTGGCGATCGACCCGGTGACCGGGCTGCGATCGGCGCCGTGGTGCGCATCGGAGGAACGTGCGCTGCCTCGCGTACTCGTCCCGAAGGCGACGTGCCCGTCGCCGCCACCACCTCCTCCGCCACCACCGTCGCCACCACCACCGTGCCCCACGGCGACGCCGTCCCCGGCGCCCGCTCCCTCCCCGCGCGACTGCGTACCCGTTCGAGCGCCCACCGAGTCACCGCTCCCCGGCCCCACCGACGGCGCGGATGAACCTGAGGGCGCTGACGAGCCCGGGGACGAGCCAGCACCGGAGTCCGAGCCGGTCGAGCCAGCGCCCAAGTCCGACGAACCATCCACCTGA
- a CDS encoding response regulator produces the protein MSEHLGVPDRSTVVIAEDEPDLRQLIRLRLHRSERFEIVAEAGNGVQAIELATEHQPDVMLLDIRMPEMDGRTALPRIVREAPKTMVVILSVLPANVEKEPALALGAFAYLEKHILDGQELPDHLIGLLGEFRRALDGEDLVAPILRHPPGTPTTP, from the coding sequence GTGAGCGAACATCTCGGCGTACCCGACCGGTCCACCGTGGTCATCGCGGAGGACGAGCCCGACCTGCGCCAACTCATCCGCTTGCGGCTCCATCGTTCCGAACGCTTCGAGATCGTGGCCGAGGCCGGGAACGGCGTGCAAGCGATCGAGCTCGCCACCGAGCATCAGCCCGACGTGATGCTGCTCGACATCCGCATGCCCGAGATGGACGGACGCACCGCGCTGCCACGTATCGTCCGCGAAGCGCCCAAGACCATGGTCGTCATCCTCTCGGTGCTGCCGGCCAACGTCGAGAAGGAGCCCGCCCTCGCGCTGGGCGCGTTCGCCTACCTCGAGAAGCACATCCTCGACGGCCAGGAGCTACCCGATCACCTCATCGGCCTGCTCGGGGAGTTCCGCCGCGCTCTCGACGGCGAGGACCTGGTAGCGCCGATCCTGCGGCATCCGCCAGGGACACCGACGACGCCCTGA
- a CDS encoding PAS domain S-box protein encodes MDQPGRPRPGAGRPRGPSPGEPRGKPHRVLHELGRIGEAVRAAAEPRELLDGTLSHVLALVGATTGFGAHLVGDRLVIDRAVRSGEPQVLDLELSLHEPPYVQLRDEPGDVLEVTTHPGVASRFGSPRAILVPLRDAEGSIRGLFELHGATHLNGDGPTAGLGVAARIVAAGLHHFDVLEELRGANRSVREAEESLRLVLDTANDAFVGMDENGAIVDWNRRAEEIFGWTATEVVGRAVADVVIPDRFRDEHWEGLERFKRTGEGPILFKRLELPALHREEHEFDSEITIWPSRSKGRYRFNAFIQDITARKRLQATIALRQRITKAANEAAELSTAVRTALEEVCGLTGWPLGHAYLVSEDDPDMLLPTDWWFARRDSFRNLQEVTSRTTFRRGRGLPGRVLEVGEPVWMPDLDVADFPRRESVLDLGVASAFAFPVRSGERVVAVAEFFSEDVSHPDPELLAVMGDIGTQLGRVWERQRAEDELRRANEELLQTDKLKSQFVSIVSHELQTPLVTIRGFGALVEDQWDELDDDEKLAHVRAINRHARRISRMVGDLLTLSRIQAGVISSSPSDVAVRGAVEQVVADLEIEEVEVSCPQDVRIRVDLDHFIQILINFLSNAQKYGAPPYEITVGTLDERVEIAVTDHGEGVPEEFVPSLFEPFTQAVRGSGQSRGAGLGLSIVAGLVRANRGTLRYEVAADGGAQFGVAFPRTG; translated from the coding sequence ATGGATCAACCAGGACGACCAAGGCCGGGTGCCGGTCGTCCTCGGGGTCCGTCGCCAGGGGAGCCCAGGGGCAAGCCGCACCGTGTCCTGCACGAGCTGGGGCGCATCGGCGAGGCGGTCAGGGCCGCGGCGGAACCTCGCGAGCTGCTCGACGGCACGCTGTCCCACGTGCTGGCACTCGTCGGCGCGACGACCGGCTTCGGAGCCCACCTCGTCGGCGATCGCCTCGTCATCGACCGTGCGGTGCGGTCAGGGGAGCCCCAGGTCCTGGACCTCGAGCTGTCGCTGCACGAGCCTCCGTACGTGCAGCTCCGCGACGAGCCGGGCGACGTCTTGGAGGTCACGACCCATCCGGGGGTCGCATCCCGGTTCGGCAGTCCGCGAGCGATCCTGGTCCCGCTGCGCGATGCCGAGGGGAGCATCCGCGGGCTGTTCGAGCTCCACGGCGCGACGCACCTGAACGGCGACGGGCCCACGGCTGGTCTAGGTGTGGCCGCGCGGATCGTGGCGGCGGGCCTGCACCACTTCGACGTGCTCGAGGAGCTGCGTGGTGCCAACCGCAGCGTGCGCGAAGCCGAGGAATCCCTGCGCCTGGTGCTCGACACGGCCAACGATGCGTTCGTCGGGATGGACGAGAACGGCGCCATCGTCGACTGGAACCGGCGCGCCGAGGAGATCTTCGGGTGGACCGCGACCGAGGTCGTCGGCCGCGCGGTAGCCGACGTCGTCATCCCGGACCGCTTCCGCGATGAGCACTGGGAGGGCCTGGAGCGCTTCAAGCGCACCGGCGAGGGACCCATCCTGTTCAAGCGGCTGGAGCTGCCAGCGCTGCACCGCGAGGAGCACGAGTTCGACTCCGAGATCACCATCTGGCCGAGCCGGAGCAAGGGCCGGTACCGGTTCAACGCCTTCATCCAGGACATCACCGCGCGCAAACGGCTCCAGGCCACCATCGCCCTGCGTCAGCGGATCACGAAGGCTGCGAACGAGGCCGCCGAGCTGTCGACCGCGGTGCGCACGGCGCTCGAGGAGGTGTGCGGGCTGACGGGATGGCCCCTCGGGCACGCCTACCTCGTCTCCGAGGACGATCCCGACATGTTGCTGCCGACGGATTGGTGGTTCGCCCGCCGCGACTCCTTCCGCAACCTTCAGGAGGTCACGTCCCGGACCACGTTCCGTCGCGGTCGCGGGTTGCCAGGTCGGGTCCTCGAGGTCGGCGAACCGGTCTGGATGCCCGACCTCGACGTCGCCGACTTCCCCCGGCGCGAGTCGGTTCTGGACCTCGGCGTCGCCAGCGCGTTCGCGTTCCCCGTCCGATCGGGGGAACGGGTCGTCGCGGTGGCCGAGTTCTTCTCGGAGGACGTCAGCCACCCCGATCCCGAGCTGCTCGCCGTCATGGGCGACATCGGCACGCAGCTGGGACGCGTGTGGGAGCGCCAGCGTGCCGAGGACGAGCTGCGCCGCGCCAACGAGGAGCTGCTCCAGACCGACAAGCTCAAGAGCCAGTTCGTGTCGATCGTGTCACACGAGTTGCAGACCCCGCTCGTGACGATCCGAGGCTTCGGGGCGCTGGTCGAGGACCAGTGGGACGAGCTCGACGATGACGAGAAGCTGGCGCACGTCCGCGCCATCAACCGTCACGCGCGACGGATCTCGCGCATGGTCGGCGATCTACTGACCCTCTCACGCATCCAGGCCGGCGTGATCAGCTCCTCGCCTTCGGACGTGGCGGTCCGTGGAGCCGTCGAGCAGGTCGTCGCGGACCTGGAGATCGAAGAGGTCGAGGTGAGTTGCCCTCAGGACGTCCGTATCCGTGTCGACCTCGACCACTTCATCCAGATCCTCATCAACTTCCTCTCGAACGCGCAGAAGTACGGGGCGCCACCGTACGAGATCACGGTCGGGACGCTCGACGAGCGGGTCGAGATCGCAGTCACCGATCACGGCGAGGGTGTGCCGGAGGAGTTCGTCCCGAGCCTGTTCGAGCCCTTCACCCAGGCGGTCCGCGGCAGTGGGCAGTCGAGGGGAGCGGGTCTGGGGCTGTCCATCGTCGCCGGCCTGGTCAGGGCGAACCGCGGCACGCTGCGCTACGAGGTCGCGGCTGACGGCGGGGCGCAGTTCGGGGTCGCGTTCCCGCGGACCGGCTGA
- a CDS encoding sensor histidine kinase — protein sequence MQRILLGIAVALLAAALAGLTVIAVRDVTRDVAAPRIAERVRTVEAAAVSLGETFARMRTQATVLTQSVGPWGTVPAGEVGPSLDAVASLTPAFAERFVVDETGRVVATADASAAFLNLARPGPYLQQAFHGDAAASGITLDPLLRVPVIYVAAPVRADDASPAVVAVGLVRLDAGILTDQLAAIPLPPAAQLALVDPDSTVARPGGVTEIEPAGPELAAPAVLGRAERGSVEFEGIAGVAAIAAYAPVDDGWSLVMTQEAAAFTPFAESTRAAGAALPGAVALAVLPVAIYVVLDRRARRARQREKDAKRAFLAVSGHELRTPVTVINGMIQTLLARKAEIDPALLERALRMMDVHGRRLHLNIERILFVAQLETGGAFRLYTRDIDIVPVIDRAVEHAAALSPVHDVTIEVATPTLIARADATAVEQILVQLLDNAIRYSPAEGPIRVSAAPAGRWIRILVEDEGIGLPSDTSRLFELFTQGEAVDTRVRDEGGIGLGLALVRTLTEAMDGRVRLERRDPGTRAVVEIPAAGSQPGAHPES from the coding sequence TTGCAGAGGATCCTGCTCGGGATCGCGGTGGCGCTGCTAGCTGCTGCGCTCGCGGGCCTGACGGTCATCGCCGTCCGGGACGTGACCCGTGACGTCGCCGCTCCTCGCATCGCCGAGCGTGTCCGCACCGTCGAAGCGGCCGCGGTCAGCCTGGGTGAGACCTTCGCTCGGATGCGGACGCAGGCGACCGTGCTGACGCAGTCGGTCGGACCGTGGGGGACGGTGCCGGCGGGCGAGGTCGGACCGAGCCTCGATGCGGTCGCAAGCTTGACACCGGCGTTCGCGGAACGGTTCGTCGTGGACGAGACCGGTCGCGTCGTGGCCACCGCCGATGCCTCAGCGGCGTTCCTCAACCTCGCACGGCCCGGCCCGTACCTGCAGCAGGCGTTCCATGGCGATGCCGCGGCCTCGGGCATCACGCTCGACCCGCTGCTGCGCGTCCCGGTCATCTACGTCGCCGCCCCGGTGCGAGCCGACGACGCATCGCCAGCCGTGGTCGCCGTCGGCCTCGTCCGCCTCGACGCCGGGATCCTGACCGACCAGCTCGCCGCCATCCCGCTGCCGCCTGCGGCCCAGCTCGCGCTCGTGGACCCCGACTCTACGGTCGCGCGACCAGGTGGCGTGACGGAGATCGAACCAGCAGGACCGGAGCTGGCGGCGCCCGCCGTCCTCGGCCGGGCCGAGCGCGGATCCGTCGAGTTCGAGGGGATCGCCGGGGTAGCTGCCATCGCGGCCTACGCCCCCGTGGACGACGGCTGGTCGCTCGTCATGACGCAAGAGGCCGCCGCCTTCACGCCGTTCGCCGAGAGCACCCGCGCCGCGGGAGCCGCCCTGCCCGGCGCCGTCGCGCTCGCGGTGCTCCCCGTCGCGATCTACGTCGTGCTCGACCGACGTGCTCGCCGCGCTCGGCAACGCGAAAAGGACGCGAAGCGGGCGTTCCTCGCCGTCAGCGGCCACGAGCTGCGCACACCGGTGACGGTGATCAACGGCATGATCCAGACGCTGCTGGCACGGAAGGCCGAGATCGACCCGGCGTTGCTCGAACGTGCATTGCGGATGATGGACGTCCACGGCCGCCGCCTCCACCTCAACATCGAGCGCATCCTGTTCGTCGCGCAGCTCGAGACCGGCGGGGCGTTCCGGCTCTACACGCGGGACATCGACATCGTCCCCGTCATCGACCGGGCGGTCGAGCACGCCGCCGCGCTCTCGCCGGTGCACGACGTCACCATCGAGGTCGCCACACCGACGCTCATAGCCCGAGCCGACGCTACCGCGGTGGAACAGATCCTGGTCCAGCTGCTCGACAACGCCATCCGGTACTCGCCCGCGGAAGGCCCGATCCGCGTCTCGGCCGCCCCGGCGGGGCGGTGGATCCGGATCCTGGTCGAGGACGAGGGCATCGGGTTGCCCTCGGACACGTCGCGACTGTTCGAGCTGTTCACGCAGGGCGAGGCGGTCGACACGCGCGTTCGCGACGAGGGGGGGATCGGGCTGGGACTCGCGCTCGTCCGCACCCTCACCGAGGCGATGGACGGCCGGGTCCGCCTGGAACGTCGCGACCCTGGTACGCGCGCGGTGGTCGAGATCCCCGCGGCCGGATCGCAGCCCGGGGCCCATCCGGAGAGCTGA
- a CDS encoding cystathionine beta-synthase, with translation MAPDLLALIGDTPLVRLDRISRSVPPTILAKCEFLNPGGSVKDRIGIAMIEAAEAAGLLEPGGIIVEPTSGNTGVGLAIAAARKGYRCIFVMPDKMSQEKISLLRAYGAEVVVCPTAVEPESPESYYSVANRLGEETPGAFQLNQYFAQANPQSHVWSTGPELWRQTNGLIDVFVAGVGTGGTITGVGRYLKSRKPDVQIVGADPEGSIYSGEVHTYLTEGIGEDFWPESFDPEVVDRYVRVSDRDSFLTARRVTREEGMLVGGSCGTAVHAALEVARDLPVDATVVVLLPDSGRNYLSKLYDDNWMAEHGFLERTGGTAHVSEALRGKGGELPGLVHCHGFETVAQAIALLKEFGVSQMPVLKEDVHEPELGQIIGSIRENSLLDTVLSDPGAMQKKVVEVMQPPLPVADVGEPLDDVFSDLAAGSPAVVVADGNRAIGVLTRADLLTFLAGRR, from the coding sequence GTGGCACCCGATCTGCTCGCGCTGATCGGGGACACCCCTCTGGTGCGGCTCGACCGGATCTCGCGCAGCGTGCCACCGACGATCCTGGCCAAGTGCGAGTTCCTCAACCCGGGAGGATCGGTGAAGGACCGCATCGGCATCGCGATGATCGAGGCCGCCGAGGCGGCCGGACTGCTCGAGCCGGGCGGGATCATCGTGGAACCGACGTCGGGCAACACGGGCGTGGGGCTGGCGATCGCCGCGGCCCGGAAGGGCTACCGCTGCATCTTCGTCATGCCCGACAAGATGTCCCAGGAGAAGATCAGCCTCCTGCGGGCCTACGGGGCCGAGGTCGTCGTCTGCCCGACAGCGGTCGAACCGGAGTCGCCCGAGTCGTACTACTCGGTCGCGAACCGGCTGGGCGAGGAGACCCCCGGCGCGTTCCAGCTCAACCAGTACTTCGCCCAGGCCAACCCGCAATCGCACGTCTGGTCGACCGGACCCGAGCTGTGGCGCCAGACGAACGGGCTCATCGACGTGTTCGTGGCGGGGGTCGGGACCGGCGGCACGATCACGGGCGTCGGTCGCTACCTCAAGTCGCGCAAGCCGGACGTGCAGATCGTGGGCGCCGACCCCGAAGGGTCGATCTACTCGGGTGAGGTCCACACCTACCTGACCGAGGGGATCGGCGAGGACTTCTGGCCGGAGTCGTTCGACCCCGAGGTCGTCGACCGCTACGTCCGGGTCAGCGACCGCGATTCGTTCCTGACCGCCCGGCGTGTCACGCGCGAGGAGGGGATGCTCGTCGGCGGTTCGTGCGGGACCGCGGTCCACGCCGCCCTCGAGGTGGCCCGCGACCTGCCGGTGGACGCGACCGTCGTGGTGCTGCTCCCCGACAGCGGACGCAACTACCTGTCGAAGCTCTACGACGACAACTGGATGGCCGAGCACGGCTTCCTCGAGCGCACCGGAGGCACGGCCCACGTGAGCGAGGCGCTGCGCGGGAAAGGCGGCGAGCTTCCCGGACTCGTGCACTGCCACGGGTTCGAGACGGTCGCCCAGGCGATCGCGCTGCTGAAGGAGTTCGGGGTGAGCCAGATGCCGGTGCTCAAGGAGGACGTCCACGAGCCCGAGCTCGGACAGATCATCGGCTCCATCCGCGAGAACTCGTTGCTCGACACCGTGCTGTCCGATCCCGGCGCGATGCAGAAGAAGGTGGTCGAGGTGATGCAGCCGCCGCTGCCGGTCGCGGATGTGGGCGAGCCCCTCGACGACGTGTTCAGCGATCTCGCCGCGGGCAGTCCCGCGGTGGTGGTGGCCGACGGCAACCGCGCGATCGGCGTGCTGACCCGGGCCGACCTCCTGACGTTCCTGGCGGGGCGGCGATGA
- a CDS encoding cystathionine gamma-synthase has product MSDERGFATRAIHVGQAPDPTTGAVIVPIYQTSTYAQAEVGQHRGYEYSRTGNPTRTALETCLASLEDASAAVAFASGMAAEDAVMRLLSTGDHLILADDVYGGTFRLAVRVLDRVGIEVTPVDLTDLDAVRGAFRPRTRLVWSETPSNPLLKVLDLAALADLTHEHGARLVVDNTFATPYLQRPLELGADIVVHSTTKYLGGHSDVVGGAVCTDEETAAELAFLQNAVGAVPGPFDVWLTLRGIKTLALRMEAHCDNAERVAAFLAEHPAVDEVIYPGLDRHPGHELAARQMSRFGGMVSFRVRGGGDVARRVAASTEVFILAESLGGVESLIEHPGVMTHASVSGTALEVPEDLVRLSVGIEDGDDLLADLDYALILATPHPGRR; this is encoded by the coding sequence ATGAGCGACGAGCGCGGCTTCGCGACCCGGGCCATCCACGTCGGGCAGGCTCCCGATCCCACCACCGGGGCGGTCATCGTCCCGATCTACCAGACCTCGACCTACGCCCAGGCAGAGGTCGGTCAGCACCGCGGCTACGAGTACTCGCGTACCGGCAACCCGACACGCACGGCGCTCGAGACCTGCCTGGCGAGTCTCGAGGACGCCTCCGCCGCGGTCGCCTTCGCCTCGGGCATGGCGGCCGAGGACGCGGTGATGCGCCTGTTGTCCACCGGCGACCACCTGATCCTCGCCGACGACGTCTACGGGGGGACCTTCCGCCTCGCCGTCAGGGTCCTCGACCGGGTCGGCATCGAGGTGACCCCGGTCGACCTCACCGACCTCGACGCCGTCCGCGGTGCCTTCCGTCCGCGCACCCGGCTGGTGTGGTCGGAGACGCCATCGAACCCGCTGCTCAAGGTGCTCGACCTGGCGGCGCTCGCCGATCTCACGCACGAGCACGGTGCCCGGCTCGTGGTCGACAACACCTTCGCGACCCCCTACCTCCAGCGCCCGCTGGAGCTCGGAGCCGACATCGTCGTGCACTCGACGACGAAGTACCTCGGGGGGCACTCGGATGTGGTCGGCGGGGCCGTGTGCACCGACGAGGAGACCGCCGCCGAGCTCGCGTTCCTCCAGAACGCGGTCGGGGCGGTGCCCGGACCCTTCGACGTGTGGCTGACGCTGCGCGGGATCAAGACGCTGGCGCTACGCATGGAGGCGCACTGCGACAACGCCGAGCGCGTCGCGGCCTTCCTCGCCGAGCACCCTGCCGTGGACGAGGTCATCTACCCCGGCCTCGACCGCCACCCGGGGCACGAGCTGGCGGCGCGTCAGATGAGCCGCTTCGGTGGCATGGTGTCGTTCCGTGTGCGGGGCGGCGGCGACGTCGCACGCCGGGTCGCCGCGTCGACCGAGGTCTTCATCCTGGCGGAGTCGCTCGGTGGGGTCGAGAGCCTCATCGAGCACCCCGGCGTTATGACGCACGCATCGGTGAGTGGCACCGCCCTCGAGGTCCCCGAGGACCTCGTCCGGCTGTCCGTCGGGATCGAGGACGGCGACGATCTGCTCGCCGATCTCGACTACGCGCTGATCTTGGCGACGCCCCATCCGGGGCGTCGATAG